CCGTGGCCGACAATGATGACGATGGGACGCATCGGTTTGGTGATAACGAACGACTTTGCATTCGAGGTAGGGTGGGACCCGCGAGCTGGCGAGCGCCGGCCCACCGTAAGCGACGTCTTCTTCGGTGGGCCGGCGCTCGCAAGCTCGCTGGTCCCACCCGACTCCTAGGCGGCAAACTTCCGTACCACGGCCGCCACCAATCGCCAACCAACCCACACGCCGAGCGCAAACTGGCCGGCATAGATCGGCAAAAAGGCCGGTTCGACGTGGTGCGCAAATAGCACTGTCATGCCTTCCTCCCTTCTATTTTCAAGTATCGCACGACGCCCGCAATGGCGCCAACGAGGACGCCCAGTACGAAGAGCATCAGCATCTGGTAAACCTCTTCTTCGGGCACGATGTGGTGCATGAAGTCCATGAAATCCTCCTTCTAAGAAATGAGTGCTTCCCTTGTTATTGTTGTTGAACGACCGGAACGGCTCCGGCCGACGCTCTGACCGTTTTCCCCATCATGGAGTGCCGAGGCTGCTTTGGTTGCCGCTTGCACAAAACGCCGTGCCAGCCAGGGGCAACCGTGAAAATGAACGTGGACGTAAGAGGCGTGAATTTGACCGGCAGCAAAACCTTCCGGCCGTTCGCTGCCGGTGCGCCGCCGCCGGGCGACGAGCGCGGGCGATTGGCCCTCGCCCTCCCACGCCGAATAGTGGAACTCGTGCCCGCGCAACTTTTCGCCCGGCCGAACCAGGAACGAACCGTTCCCCTCGGCTTCGCAGTAGCCGAAATGTTGTAGGCGGTCCGTCATCGTCACCTTGCCAGGGATGATGCCGATCATGTTTAGAAACATCAGGCCGCCGCATTCGGCGTAAACCGGCAAACCCGCCACCTCGGCAGCCAAAGGACTCATGCGGAGTTGCTGCTCGAACAGTTCGGGAAAACCGCCGCCGAAATAGACTCCGCCCACGGCTGCGGGCAAGTGTCGGTCTGCCAGGGGGCTGAAAAACACGAGCTCGGCTCCCTGCGCGCGGAGCAGGTCGAGGTTGTCTTCGTAGTAAAAGCAGAAGGCGTCGTCACGGGCCACGGCGATCCGGGCGACGGGGCGGTTCGGCGTGGGCAAAGTCTGCGGGAGTTCGGCAAGGGCACACGGAGTGTCGCTACAACTCTCACGCGCGATCGCGAGCACCGCATCGAGATCGACGGTCTGCTCAAGGTGCTGCACGAGCCGATCGGCCAAGGCCCCGATGCGTCCCGCTTCTTGTGCCGGCACCAGACCCAAGTGACGTTCGGGCAACCGAAGCTGCTCGTCTTTAGGTAGGTAGCCGAGCACGCGTGCCCGGCAGCGGCCCTCGATCGCCTGACGCAACAACTGAAAGTGCCCGGCACCGGAGACGCGGTTCAAAATGACGCCGGCCACGTTGACGCCGCGCTGGAGCATCTCGAAGCCGCGCACGACGGCCGCGGCCGAGCCGGCCATGCCATGTCCGTCCACGACCAGCACGACCGGCGCCTTGAGCAGCCGGGCCAGTTCGGCCGTGCTGCCCGGTCCGTCGAACAGGCCCATCACGCCTTCGATAATGGAGAGATCGGCCGGGCGCGCGGCGAGCCGCTTGACGGTCGCTTTGGAGAGCATCCAGAGATCGAGATTTCGCGAGGCGACGCCCGTCACGGCCGTGTGCCAGGTGGGGTCGATATAGTCGGGTCCGGCCTTGTACGGCTGCACGCGCAGCCCGCGACGGGCAAAGGCCGCCATCAGGCCGATGGCCGTCGTTGTCTTGCCGGCCCCGCTGTGGGTTCCGGCGACTACCAGGCGTGCCATGCGAGCATCCTCAAACCAAGGCCCAAGAACAAAGTCAAAACCGAAACGCAGTACATCAGGCGGACCGCCGCCGGAATGTGATCGCGGGCCAGCGGCACAAGCGACTCGCCGAGAAACGGTCGCGCGCACGCAACGCCCTCGTAGAAGTTCGTGCCGCCCAGCCGCACGCCCAGCGCTCCCGCGACGGCCGCTTCAGCGATGCCGGCATTCGGGCTGGGGCTGTTGCGTCCGTCGCGCCATGCGGTCCGCCAGGTCCGCAGGGCATTGTAACCGCACAGCAGCGACGCCGCAGGATAGATGAGCCGC
The Pirellulales bacterium DNA segment above includes these coding regions:
- a CDS encoding cobyrinate a,c-diamide synthase, which encodes MARLVVAGTHSGAGKTTTAIGLMAAFARRGLRVQPYKAGPDYIDPTWHTAVTGVASRNLDLWMLSKATVKRLAARPADLSIIEGVMGLFDGPGSTAELARLLKAPVVLVVDGHGMAGSAAAVVRGFEMLQRGVNVAGVILNRVSGAGHFQLLRQAIEGRCRARVLGYLPKDEQLRLPERHLGLVPAQEAGRIGALADRLVQHLEQTVDLDAVLAIARESCSDTPCALAELPQTLPTPNRPVARIAVARDDAFCFYYEDNLDLLRAQGAELVFFSPLADRHLPAAVGGVYFGGGFPELFEQQLRMSPLAAEVAGLPVYAECGGLMFLNMIGIIPGKVTMTDRLQHFGYCEAEGNGSFLVRPGEKLRGHEFHYSAWEGEGQSPALVARRRRTGSERPEGFAAGQIHASYVHVHFHGCPWLARRFVQAATKAASALHDGENGQSVGRSRSGRSTTITREALIS